One window of Candidatus Tokpelaia hoelldoblerii genomic DNA carries:
- a CDS encoding Hypothetical protein (bhsal07830): MKKVLLAIGMLAVSINNAVAGFNNWDYEMENNPFSGGIKIYSINMTSIRSGVAILCDSSEKAIKIRSIPGFVYDSSLDYVTPEIKIAIDGDIILIGLEGRTGSVGDNLAMSEAKLEGDDARIFLTAFKKAARQVAIENGISTGPILLTARGSTKTGQALEKCLSN, from the coding sequence ATGAAAAAAGTGCTTTTAGCTATTGGCATGTTGGCCGTGTCAATAAACAATGCTGTTGCCGGCTTTAATAATTGGGATTATGAAATGGAAAATAATCCTTTTTCTGGTGGTATTAAAATTTATTCTATCAATATGACAAGCATACGGTCAGGTGTTGCGATACTGTGTGACAGTTCAGAAAAGGCTATTAAAATTCGTTCTATCCCCGGATTTGTTTATGATAGCAGCCTGGATTATGTTACACCTGAAATAAAAATTGCCATAGATGGAGATATTATTTTAATCGGCTTAGAAGGGCGTACTGGTTCTGTTGGTGATAATTTAGCTATGTCTGAAGCTAAACTTGAAGGGGATGATGCCCGTATATTTCTTACAGCTTTTAAGAAAGCTGCCCGACAGGTAGCAATTGAAAATGGGATTAGTACTGGTCCTATCCTTTTGACTGCGCGAGGCTCAACGAAAACTGGCCAAGCTTTAGAAAAATGCCTGTCAAATTAA
- a CDS encoding Uracil-DNA glycosylase (bhsal07860), which yields MTQTSSGSSYEDLLLFYRYAGVDTALFDTPVNHFATPGPTPDIKPAPPQKPVPHNPPPQRPAVAAPIPNDAQVDAARGAARNAQTLEELRAQLQAFDGCPLKFTAKNTCFADGTPGSDLMLIGEAPGRDEDLQGLPFVGRSGQLLNRMLAAIGLERQQVYIANTIPWRPPGNRTPTPLETELCRPFIDRQIELAQPKMLMALGGPAAKSLTGAREGILRLRGKWYVYHTANGMEIPVLPTLHPAYLLRTPSQKKFAWQDFLAVKMRLKDLQTQD from the coding sequence GTGACTCAAACTTCCTCCGGTTCTTCTTATGAAGACCTCCTCCTATTTTATAGATATGCCGGTGTGGATACTGCCCTGTTCGATACACCGGTCAATCATTTTGCCACCCCCGGGCCCACCCCCGATATTAAACCTGCACCACCTCAAAAACCCGTTCCCCATAATCCTCCGCCCCAGCGCCCTGCTGTCGCAGCCCCGATCCCCAACGACGCACAGGTTGATGCTGCCCGGGGTGCAGCGCGCAATGCCCAGACTTTGGAAGAACTGCGGGCGCAATTGCAGGCTTTTGACGGCTGCCCGCTGAAATTTACGGCCAAAAACACCTGCTTTGCTGATGGCACACCGGGCAGCGACCTGATGTTAATCGGCGAAGCACCGGGACGGGATGAGGATTTGCAAGGATTACCCTTTGTCGGTCGTTCCGGCCAGTTGCTCAACCGGATGCTGGCGGCCATCGGTCTTGAGCGGCAACAGGTCTACATCGCCAACACCATTCCATGGCGGCCGCCGGGCAACAGAACCCCGACGCCACTGGAAACCGAACTCTGCCGCCCGTTTATTGACCGGCAGATAGAACTGGCCCAGCCGAAAATGCTTATGGCTCTGGGAGGCCCTGCCGCGAAATCGCTGACCGGAGCCAGGGAAGGCATTTTGCGGTTGCGCGGCAAATGGTATGTCTACCATACGGCAAACGGCATGGAAATTCCGGTTCTGCCGACACTTCATCCGGCCTATCTTCTGCGCACGCCCTCACAGAAAAAATTTGCCTGGCAGGATTTTCTCGCCGTCAAAATGCGGCTTAAAGACTTACAAACACAAGATTAG
- a CDS encoding Hypothetical protein (bhsal07810): MTDIERNSNKDGNNGSRKYDPLLELTRLFSGESAEQEMYQSGEYPVLEDDLSAYPSLPEEKPAGYRQVFGPENTASPYDADAPFAGLENISPPFEGGAGDFPIDITDFPDDFREAASENKADDNMPAAATTDITGDILAQDQPQEMPAPKMQADNSATFWLQEVHQAFEAESLPEPAVPVSLPDSDPSLMVREWPRFEGQNKTDTYPVEAESYFDENLPEDTVSPAEKQHEEEEEPFVAAYEMEEAVLKEPVMGDDEALDGSAIQPVSFEPLQEEVFPEQSVRAEAVPVVVPDYEENAGYGMEAAYTPDESAAVTETELSEAEQEFVDVLNTLDMRVAVDDRENPVAAEEMLHEPEVNTIGIESDSIADIDNFDLPVPVYNDDEAKAREHAVLEQEFADIFDRRFQQMTEQAAETEQPLQDEAELFATQMPWDEPVAEPVREEENVDRNASGYDWLTAPAAADGHMQTYDRKYSSGKRRFSYGLGALLVLAGAGAGAYFYAPDLFGGNSVPVIIQAEDGDVRVLPDHDSHANTATSAVYDNGGKAQNPPQQEQLINSTENPMDMPVGTAAGDEAGGAETTDEGGNVNSPAGESSAVPPARHGAGETAYGDQPPQSTESGLDGLSIESLVNEAVAKSLPVYIVPTVGVQPGQEKIPGMPAGEKAAVRIAGQAQDGWTETGKTAVAQTQTDVPAGQSGKVAVTAVKPADAQTVTSGIQDTGQAAGHTAAAGSQVATGPRIIIPPVPDVRPETPSAPVQNTPSRAAQTEQAARTVAHASGFYVQIASQPSQAAAQTSAATAKRQFASVLGNSDLVIVNADIPGKGTYYRVRIPVSDRVAASELCGRYQAAGGSCFVVKE; encoded by the coding sequence ATGACAGATATTGAGCGCAATTCCAATAAAGACGGCAACAACGGGTCAAGGAAATATGATCCGTTGCTTGAGCTGACCCGGCTGTTCAGCGGTGAGAGCGCCGAACAGGAAATGTATCAGTCGGGTGAATATCCTGTTCTGGAAGATGACCTTTCAGCCTATCCGTCATTGCCGGAAGAAAAACCTGCCGGATACAGACAGGTTTTCGGGCCGGAAAATACCGCCAGCCCATATGATGCAGATGCGCCTTTTGCCGGGCTTGAAAATATTTCTCCGCCATTTGAGGGCGGGGCTGGCGATTTTCCGATTGACATCACTGATTTTCCGGATGATTTCCGTGAAGCCGCGTCTGAAAACAAGGCTGATGACAATATGCCGGCAGCGGCCACGACAGATATAACCGGTGACATTTTGGCACAGGATCAGCCACAGGAAATGCCTGCGCCGAAAATGCAGGCCGATAACAGTGCGACGTTCTGGTTGCAGGAAGTGCATCAGGCTTTTGAGGCTGAAAGTTTGCCTGAACCGGCAGTTCCGGTCTCATTGCCTGATTCTGACCCGTCATTGATGGTGCGGGAATGGCCGCGGTTTGAAGGACAGAATAAGACTGATACTTATCCGGTTGAAGCAGAGAGCTATTTTGATGAGAATTTGCCGGAAGATACGGTCTCTCCGGCTGAAAAGCAGCATGAAGAGGAAGAAGAGCCGTTTGTTGCTGCTTATGAGATGGAAGAAGCGGTATTAAAGGAACCTGTAATGGGGGATGATGAAGCTTTGGATGGTTCTGCCATACAGCCGGTTTCCTTTGAGCCTTTGCAGGAGGAAGTATTCCCGGAACAGTCTGTCCGGGCGGAAGCTGTTCCTGTGGTTGTGCCTGATTATGAGGAAAACGCCGGTTATGGCATGGAAGCGGCTTATACACCCGATGAGTCTGCTGCTGTTACAGAAACGGAATTAAGCGAAGCGGAACAGGAGTTTGTTGATGTTTTGAACACGCTTGATATGCGTGTTGCTGTCGATGACAGGGAAAATCCTGTTGCTGCTGAAGAGATGCTGCATGAGCCGGAAGTCAATACGATCGGCATTGAAAGTGACAGCATTGCTGATATTGATAATTTTGACCTGCCTGTGCCCGTTTATAATGATGATGAGGCAAAAGCGCGTGAACACGCTGTGCTTGAGCAGGAATTTGCCGATATTTTTGACCGGCGTTTTCAGCAAATGACAGAGCAGGCTGCTGAGACAGAGCAGCCTTTACAGGATGAGGCGGAACTTTTTGCGACGCAAATGCCGTGGGACGAGCCAGTGGCGGAACCTGTCCGGGAGGAAGAAAATGTTGACAGGAATGCTTCTGGCTATGACTGGCTCACGGCGCCTGCGGCAGCTGATGGTCATATGCAGACGTATGACAGGAAATATTCCAGCGGAAAACGCCGGTTCAGCTATGGCCTTGGGGCATTACTTGTGCTGGCCGGTGCGGGAGCCGGAGCTTATTTCTATGCGCCCGACCTGTTCGGGGGCAATAGTGTACCGGTTATCATTCAGGCGGAGGACGGGGATGTCCGGGTTCTGCCGGATCATGACAGCCATGCGAACACGGCGACATCGGCTGTTTATGACAATGGGGGCAAGGCGCAGAATCCGCCGCAGCAGGAACAGCTGATCAATAGCACAGAAAATCCGATGGATATGCCGGTGGGCACAGCGGCAGGCGATGAGGCCGGAGGCGCAGAAACAACGGATGAGGGCGGAAACGTCAACTCGCCGGCAGGAGAAAGTTCGGCGGTGCCGCCCGCTCGTCATGGGGCAGGAGAAACGGCTTATGGTGATCAGCCGCCGCAGTCGACAGAAAGCGGGCTTGACGGTCTTTCCATTGAAAGTCTGGTGAATGAGGCTGTGGCGAAAAGCCTGCCGGTTTATATTGTGCCGACTGTCGGTGTACAACCCGGGCAGGAGAAAATACCAGGCATGCCGGCTGGTGAAAAGGCGGCAGTTCGTATTGCCGGACAAGCACAGGACGGGTGGACGGAAACCGGTAAAACAGCAGTAGCACAGACACAGACAGATGTTCCAGCGGGGCAGAGTGGTAAAGTTGCCGTGACAGCTGTGAAACCGGCTGACGCGCAGACTGTTACATCCGGGATACAGGATACAGGGCAGGCCGCGGGCCATACAGCGGCTGCGGGCAGCCAGGTTGCGACCGGCCCCCGTATTATTATTCCGCCTGTGCCGGATGTAAGGCCGGAAACACCATCTGCACCTGTGCAGAATACGCCATCCCGTGCAGCGCAAACGGAACAGGCGGCAAGGACGGTTGCCCACGCTTCCGGCTTTTATGTGCAGATTGCCTCACAACCATCACAGGCGGCGGCGCAAACCTCGGCAGCAACTGCCAAAAGGCAGTTCGCTTCAGTTCTGGGCAATAGCGACCTTGTTATTGTCAATGCGGACATTCCCGGAAAGGGAACTTATTATCGCGTTCGTATTCCGGTCAGCGACCGTGTGGCAGCAAGTGAATTATGCGGCCGGTATCAGGCGGCCGGCGGCAGCTGTTTTGTTGTTAAAGAATAG
- a CDS encoding Protease Do (bhsal07880) has translation MKQLCTALAFCTLLFTGNAYAQAVPGSAAQMQLSFAPLVKKTVPAVVNVYAARQVQVRSPFAGDPFFEQFFGRRAPDRARIQQSLGSGVIIDAGGLVITNYHVIREADEIRVALSDGREFESKVILKDEATDIAVLKLETGETGFPVLELADSDRVEVGDLVLAIGNPFGVGQTVTSGIVSAQARTRAGGSDYDFFIQTDAAINPGNSGGALIDTHGHLIGVNTAIYSRSGGSIGIGFAIPANLVRVVMESVKRGEDHFEQPYLGAGFQSVTADVAESLGMKRPYGALVTEVMAKSPAAQAGLRVGDVVLTAQGERIGNPDVLGYRLLTTGIGEELPLEILRDGRQVKARVILQAVPAEAAGVAERIGGNSPFAGVEVMNLTAQNTRRFRLPQSTRGVVVNAVAEGENAAMVFAKGDILRVINGAPVNSVADVKNVLSGSAPRFWQLEYERGGVLICRIVR, from the coding sequence ATGAAACAATTATGCACGGCACTGGCGTTCTGCACCCTGCTTTTTACCGGGAATGCTTATGCGCAGGCTGTTCCCGGATCTGCCGCGCAGATGCAGCTTTCTTTCGCGCCGCTGGTGAAAAAAACCGTTCCGGCGGTTGTCAATGTTTATGCCGCGCGGCAGGTGCAGGTGCGTTCACCTTTTGCGGGTGATCCCTTCTTTGAACAGTTTTTCGGCCGGCGCGCGCCTGATCGGGCGCGTATTCAGCAATCTCTCGGTTCCGGTGTGATTATTGACGCAGGCGGGCTTGTTATCACCAATTATCACGTTATCCGCGAAGCAGATGAAATCAGGGTTGCGCTTTCGGACGGGCGCGAGTTTGAAAGCAAGGTCATACTCAAGGATGAGGCGACAGATATTGCCGTCCTGAAACTGGAAACAGGGGAAACCGGCTTCCCGGTTCTGGAGCTTGCCGATTCTGACAGGGTGGAAGTCGGCGATCTGGTGCTGGCGATTGGCAATCCGTTCGGCGTTGGCCAAACTGTCACCAGCGGTATTGTTTCTGCGCAGGCGCGCACCCGTGCCGGCGGTTCGGACTATGATTTTTTCATCCAGACGGATGCTGCTATCAACCCGGGCAATTCAGGCGGGGCGCTTATTGATACGCACGGGCATCTGATCGGTGTCAATACGGCGATTTATTCGCGCTCCGGCGGTTCAATCGGCATAGGTTTTGCTATTCCCGCCAATCTGGTGCGTGTTGTTATGGAAAGCGTCAAACGCGGTGAAGACCATTTTGAACAGCCTTATCTCGGTGCGGGTTTTCAGAGCGTTACAGCCGATGTGGCGGAAAGCCTGGGGATGAAGCGGCCCTATGGGGCGCTGGTGACAGAGGTTATGGCAAAAAGTCCCGCAGCGCAGGCCGGCTTGCGGGTGGGCGATGTTGTTTTGACCGCGCAGGGAGAGCGGATTGGCAACCCTGATGTGTTGGGATACCGTCTGTTGACAACCGGTATCGGTGAAGAACTGCCGCTTGAAATTTTGCGTGATGGCAGGCAGGTCAAGGCGAGGGTTATCTTGCAGGCTGTACCGGCGGAAGCGGCCGGTGTGGCTGAAAGGATTGGCGGCAACTCACCGTTTGCCGGTGTGGAAGTGATGAACTTGACGGCGCAGAATACACGGCGTTTCCGCCTGCCGCAATCAACGCGCGGTGTTGTGGTTAACGCTGTGGCGGAAGGAGAAAATGCGGCCATGGTTTTTGCCAAGGGGGATATTCTGCGGGTGATTAACGGTGCGCCGGTCAATTCGGTCGCGGATGTGAAAAACGTTCTTTCCGGCAGTGCGCCACGCTTCTGGCAACTGGAATATGAGCGCGGCGGGGTATTAATCTGCCGGATTGTCCGGTAA
- the pepN gene encoding Aminopeptidase N (bhsal07850): MNAVAHPVFRLEDYRQTPYTIPRTELCFNLHPEKTQVQAKLAFTPRQDTPAATPLVLDGDELILVSVAIDGKPLPQNAYSATADRLEIFNPPAAPFTLETTTQINPQANRQLMGLYRSNGIFCTQCEAEGFRRITYFYDRPDVLSVYTVRIEAEAKSCPVLLANGNPRESGALEDGRHYAVWHDPFPKPSYLFALVGGDLEAVHDTFTTAGGKKVALAIYVEKSKGNRALYAMDALKRSMRWDEEAFGREYDLDVFNIVAVSDFNMGAMENKGLNIFNDKYVLADPQTATDADYAGIERVIAHEYFHNWTGDRITCRDWFQLCLKEGLTVYRDQEFSSDQRSRPVVRIGEVRMLAAAQFPEDAGPLAHPVRPRQYAEINNFYTTTIYEKGAEVVRMVHTLLGDTLFRAGMDLYFQRHDGEACTIEDFIACFAETSGRDFSQFMLWYEQAGTPHIKAEFDFDEKGNSLTITLEQSLKSTPGQTEKQPMVLPVRFGLVGADGRDMAFQADNHVEGDVMVLSGKRQSFCFTGLKSRPVPSLLRGFSAPVTIELPLSDKDMAFLARHDSDPVNRWQALNRLLLKTCAQMAQTASAPDEQLVDLIGEIAGDETLDPAFRVMCLSIPSEAEIARVIDHDVDPERIFAAWQGLLAAIAQKHQVHFLALWQNIDRKAPYSPDAASAGKRALANILLDYLARAENAPQRAADAYGKADNMTDRIAALRILAHQFPHAEQTKAALQDFATRFAADPLVMDKWFAVQATRAGADTLEQVQALTEHPLFSYDNPNRVRALIATFAAGSQTGFNRADGKAYDFLAETILMIDKQNPQLASRLLTTMRSWRSLEKNRKGKIKTALEKIAHADRLSRDVNDIVTRMLHE; the protein is encoded by the coding sequence ATGAACGCTGTTGCACATCCGGTTTTCCGCCTCGAAGATTATCGCCAGACACCTTACACAATTCCCCGGACAGAACTTTGTTTCAATCTCCACCCTGAAAAAACACAAGTGCAGGCAAAACTCGCCTTCACCCCGCGGCAGGATACACCGGCGGCAACGCCGCTGGTGCTTGATGGTGATGAACTCATCCTTGTATCTGTCGCCATTGACGGCAAGCCCCTGCCGCAGAACGCCTATAGCGCCACAGCGGACAGGCTGGAGATATTCAACCCGCCGGCAGCCCCGTTCACGCTGGAAACCACCACACAAATCAACCCGCAGGCCAACCGGCAATTGATGGGGCTTTATCGCTCCAACGGCATTTTCTGCACCCAGTGCGAGGCAGAAGGCTTTCGCCGTATCACTTACTTTTATGACCGGCCGGATGTGCTTTCAGTCTATACCGTGCGGATTGAGGCGGAAGCAAAAAGCTGCCCTGTCCTGCTTGCCAATGGCAACCCGCGGGAAAGCGGCGCGCTGGAAGACGGCCGGCATTATGCTGTCTGGCACGACCCTTTCCCCAAGCCGTCCTATCTCTTCGCGCTGGTTGGCGGTGATCTGGAAGCCGTGCATGACACCTTCACCACTGCCGGCGGCAAAAAGGTCGCCCTTGCCATTTATGTCGAAAAAAGCAAAGGCAACCGCGCGCTTTACGCCATGGACGCGCTCAAGCGTTCCATGCGCTGGGATGAGGAAGCCTTTGGCCGCGAATATGATCTGGATGTTTTCAACATTGTTGCTGTTTCAGATTTCAACATGGGCGCAATGGAAAACAAGGGCCTGAATATTTTCAATGACAAATATGTACTGGCAGACCCGCAAACGGCGACAGACGCTGACTATGCCGGTATTGAGCGCGTTATTGCCCATGAATATTTTCATAACTGGACGGGCGACCGTATCACCTGCCGCGACTGGTTCCAGCTTTGCCTGAAAGAAGGGCTGACAGTTTACCGCGATCAGGAATTTTCATCCGACCAGCGTTCCCGCCCTGTGGTGCGGATCGGTGAAGTGCGTATGCTTGCCGCGGCGCAATTCCCTGAAGATGCAGGGCCATTGGCGCATCCGGTGCGGCCGCGCCAATACGCAGAAATCAACAATTTTTACACAACTACAATTTATGAAAAAGGCGCGGAAGTTGTCCGCATGGTCCATACCTTGCTGGGAGATACGCTGTTCCGCGCCGGCATGGACCTTTATTTCCAGCGCCATGACGGTGAAGCCTGCACGATTGAAGACTTTATCGCCTGTTTTGCCGAAACGTCCGGCCGCGACTTCAGCCAGTTCATGCTGTGGTATGAGCAGGCAGGCACACCGCATATCAAGGCGGAATTTGACTTTGACGAGAAAGGCAACAGCCTGACCATCACACTGGAACAATCCTTGAAATCCACCCCTGGCCAGACGGAAAAACAGCCGATGGTGCTGCCGGTGCGTTTCGGGCTGGTCGGCGCTGATGGCCGCGATATGGCCTTCCAGGCGGATAACCATGTTGAAGGGGATGTCATGGTGCTGAGCGGGAAGCGGCAGAGTTTCTGCTTTACCGGCCTCAAGTCCCGCCCTGTCCCCTCGCTTCTGCGCGGTTTTTCCGCCCCTGTCACCATTGAGCTGCCCTTAAGCGACAAAGACATGGCTTTTCTTGCCCGTCATGACAGCGACCCTGTCAACCGCTGGCAGGCGCTTAACCGGCTTTTGCTGAAAACCTGTGCGCAGATGGCCCAAACGGCCAGCGCACCGGACGAACAGCTGGTTGACCTCATCGGTGAAATTGCCGGGGATGAAACGCTTGACCCGGCTTTCCGCGTCATGTGCCTGAGCATACCGTCTGAAGCGGAAATTGCCCGCGTGATTGACCATGACGTTGACCCGGAGCGGATTTTTGCCGCCTGGCAGGGCCTGCTTGCAGCAATTGCGCAAAAACATCAGGTGCATTTTCTTGCCCTGTGGCAGAATATTGACCGCAAGGCCCCCTATTCGCCTGACGCCGCAAGCGCGGGCAAACGGGCGCTGGCCAATATCCTGCTGGACTATCTCGCACGGGCCGAAAACGCCCCGCAGCGCGCGGCAGATGCCTATGGCAAAGCCGATAATATGACAGACAGAATAGCGGCATTGCGTATTCTTGCCCATCAGTTTCCCCACGCGGAACAGACAAAAGCCGCCTTGCAGGATTTTGCAACGCGTTTTGCGGCAGACCCGCTGGTGATGGATAAATGGTTTGCGGTGCAGGCGACACGTGCCGGCGCTGATACGCTGGAACAGGTGCAGGCGCTGACAGAACATCCCTTATTCTCCTATGATAACCCGAACCGTGTCCGTGCGCTGATCGCCACTTTCGCCGCCGGCAGCCAGACCGGCTTTAACCGCGCAGATGGCAAGGCTTATGATTTCCTCGCGGAGACGATTTTGATGATCGACAAGCAAAACCCGCAACTGGCTTCACGCCTGTTGACCACCATGCGCTCATGGCGGTCGCTGGAGAAAAACCGGAAAGGGAAAATTAAAACAGCTCTGGAGAAAATTGCTCATGCTGACAGGCTTTCGCGTGATGTGAATGATATTGTCACCCGTATGCTGCATGAATGA
- a CDS encoding Hypothetical protein (bhsal07870), translating into MYEIIKTAIAYGLIILTLNLAVGAAVFSSSMFFP; encoded by the coding sequence ATGTATGAGATTATAAAAACAGCAATCGCCTATGGCCTTATTATCCTGACGCTTAATCTGGCTGTCGGCGCCGCGGTCTTCAGCAGCAGTATGTTTTTCCCTTGA
- a CDS encoding PAS domain S-box-containing protein (bhsal07840) — MVELDAQGAPCDMATKPAATPAQKAGSAAAHISMLSSPAYQRLLTIEPWLRIIIPALIAVFMALVAVLCSYSLYQWRQTIDTEARAALTLAASHISADIEQQKTGGGNRLPGKAALQDILTNFRTANLADPAMQIAITDETGKILVTSGTRFAANAVLNDSVADSQALLAMGASAGVMSVAIEGEASLAAFAKTGTGTLGVFVAQSETAILKTWKRTLVLDITLYLSTIGVLLAVLYAFFSQSARARHASLISEKVQSRIDTAMLRGHCGLWDWDMARGRIYWSPSMYEMLGYRPYYAMLSISEIMTIIDPADIDLYDIAQRAMEGEISQIDEKVAMRHADGHCVWMRIRAEVTDSDEPHLVGISFDISEQQELAEQTEQADMRIRDAIENISESFVLWDADGRLVMSNSKFREYAGLDDLQFHPGIHRDTVVETAIEPALINAATGKKRRGNSSSERKLSNGKWLKISERQTKDGGLVLIGTDISQLKQHQQKLEDSERKNDFTIKSLRQAHFDQEIRNKEISKLNNRLKIEKDRAETANQAKSEFLANMSHELRTPLNAIIGFSQMMSENTFGPLGSERYSEYVQDIHNSGTHLLTLINDILDMSKIEAGRFTVERKAMDIEPVISEALRTVALQAEEKNIKLETDIASPMPAEADNRAIRQICLNLLANAVKFTRAGGRVFVRTHNVGDAVLVTIADNGIGIPKEAIAKLGNPFEQVENQFTKTHTGSGLGLAISRSLIEAHGGTLRIFSRENRGTTVCFRIPQRP, encoded by the coding sequence ATGGTTGAATTGGACGCGCAAGGCGCGCCCTGCGATATGGCGACAAAACCTGCAGCCACCCCTGCGCAGAAGGCCGGCAGCGCGGCAGCGCATATCAGTATGCTTTCCAGTCCGGCCTATCAGCGCCTGCTGACGATTGAGCCATGGTTACGCATTATTATTCCTGCTCTGATTGCTGTGTTTATGGCGCTTGTCGCTGTTCTGTGCAGTTACTCGCTTTACCAGTGGCGGCAAACAATTGACACAGAAGCGCGCGCCGCGCTGACACTGGCGGCAAGCCATATCTCCGCTGATATAGAACAGCAAAAAACCGGTGGCGGCAACAGATTGCCAGGCAAAGCGGCCTTGCAGGATATCCTGACAAACTTTCGCACTGCAAACCTTGCCGACCCGGCAATGCAAATCGCCATCACGGATGAGACCGGCAAAATACTTGTCACCTCTGGCACCCGGTTTGCAGCCAATGCCGTTCTCAATGATAGCGTTGCCGACAGTCAGGCCCTGCTTGCCATGGGGGCAAGCGCCGGCGTGATGAGCGTTGCCATCGAGGGGGAAGCCTCACTCGCCGCATTTGCCAAAACCGGCACCGGCACTCTCGGGGTTTTTGTTGCGCAAAGTGAAACAGCCATATTAAAAACATGGAAACGCACGCTGGTTCTGGATATCACCCTTTACCTAAGCACAATCGGTGTTCTGCTTGCGGTGCTCTATGCGTTTTTCAGCCAGTCGGCGCGGGCGCGCCACGCCAGCCTGATTTCAGAAAAAGTTCAGAGCCGCATTGATACCGCCATGCTGCGGGGCCACTGCGGCTTATGGGACTGGGACATGGCGCGCGGGCGGATTTACTGGTCGCCTTCCATGTATGAAATGCTGGGCTACCGCCCCTATTATGCCATGCTTTCCATTTCGGAAATCATGACCATCATCGACCCCGCGGATATTGACCTTTATGATATTGCACAGCGCGCCATGGAAGGAGAAATCAGCCAGATTGATGAAAAAGTCGCCATGCGCCATGCGGACGGCCATTGTGTATGGATGCGGATCCGGGCCGAGGTGACAGACAGTGATGAGCCGCACCTTGTCGGCATTTCCTTTGATATCAGCGAACAGCAGGAACTGGCCGAACAGACGGAACAGGCGGATATGCGCATTCGTGACGCGATTGAAAATATCTCGGAATCCTTTGTTTTATGGGATGCGGACGGACGGCTGGTCATGTCCAACAGCAAATTCCGCGAATATGCGGGGCTGGATGATCTGCAATTCCATCCGGGAATCCACCGCGATACTGTTGTCGAGACCGCAATTGAACCCGCGCTGATCAATGCGGCAACAGGCAAAAAACGCCGTGGCAATTCCAGCAGCGAGCGTAAACTTTCCAATGGCAAATGGCTGAAAATCAGCGAAAGGCAGACGAAAGACGGTGGCCTAGTTCTGATCGGCACGGATATTTCCCAGTTAAAACAGCACCAGCAGAAACTGGAAGACAGCGAGCGAAAAAACGACTTCACCATCAAATCGCTGCGGCAGGCGCATTTTGACCAGGAAATACGCAACAAGGAAATATCCAAACTCAACAACCGCCTGAAAATTGAAAAAGACAGGGCGGAAACAGCCAATCAGGCAAAATCAGAATTCCTGGCCAATATGTCGCACGAATTGCGCACACCGCTTAACGCCATTATCGGCTTTTCACAGATGATGAGTGAAAACACCTTTGGCCCGCTGGGAAGCGAGCGCTACAGCGAATATGTGCAGGATATCCACAATTCGGGAACGCACCTGCTGACCCTGATCAACGACATTCTGGACATGTCCAAAATCGAGGCCGGACGGTTTACAGTCGAGCGCAAGGCGATGGACATCGAACCGGTTATCAGCGAGGCGCTGCGGACAGTCGCCTTGCAGGCGGAAGAGAAGAACATCAAGCTTGAAACAGATATCGCCAGCCCCATGCCGGCGGAAGCGGACAACCGCGCCATCCGGCAGATCTGCCTGAATCTGCTTGCCAATGCGGTGAAATTCACCCGGGCGGGCGGGCGCGTTTTTGTCCGCACCCACAATGTCGGTGATGCCGTGCTGGTGACAATCGCCGATAACGGGATCGGCATTCCCAAAGAAGCAATTGCCAAACTTGGCAATCCCTTTGAACAGGTGGAAAACCAGTTTACCAAAACCCACACCGGTTCAGGGCTTGGCCTTGCCATTTCTCGCTCACTGATTGAAGCCCATGGCGGAACTTTGCGCATTTTCTCACGCGAGAATAGAGGAACAACCGTCTGCTTCCGTATCCCGCAACGTCCCTAA
- a CDS encoding Hypothetical protein (bhsal07820) yields MAANLNPALSVNVTMIEKNKPNLGTNFIGNR; encoded by the coding sequence ATGGCTGCTAATCTTAATCCTGCCTTAAGCGTTAATGTCACAATGATAGAAAAGAATAAACCTAATTTAGGTACCAATTTTATTGGTAACAGATAG